A region from the Drosophila mauritiana strain mau12 chromosome 2L, ASM438214v1, whole genome shotgun sequence genome encodes:
- the LOC117150437 gene encoding uncharacterized protein LOC117150437 yields the protein MVFVKILHSDKYPGQCYPIHVRVGKKKQYDVFALQPGEEVGDPNTCGVQVCMNAEGLTHVYYCPRTLPSSGCQDDKAMDLLLKFPECCWTCATSRDCDEEQSFPSYPYPPDIHNDQPE from the exons ATGGTTTTTGTGAAGATACTGCACAGTGATA AGTACCCCGGCCAGTGTTACCCCATCCATGTTCGAGTGGGTAAAAAGAAGCAATACGATGTTTTTGCCCTACAACCTGGCGAGGAAGTCGGTGATCCAAACACTTGCGGCGTGCAGGTTTGCATGAATGCCGAAGGACTTACTCATGTGTACTA CTGTCCTCGCACTTTGCCGAGCAGTGGCTGCCAGGACGATAAGGCCATGGACTTGTTGCTAAAATTTCCGGAATGCTGTTGGACTTGTGCCACCAGTAGGGACTGCGATGAAGAACAGTCCTTTCCTTCCTATCCTTATCCTCCCGACATACATAatgatcaaccagaataa